The following are encoded together in the Ictalurus punctatus breed USDA103 chromosome 1, Coco_2.0, whole genome shotgun sequence genome:
- the dek gene encoding protein DEK → MTDTMEVEMETATTKEAIDDASSKEEPDESGPHKPRSRLFPGEIIEGKREKKTVQRLNMQMGKPKEKLKVESIGHGDKLGDIARVNHAIGKLKAPQLKPLHKILYDRPGAVSSLRKHLRLFNGFPFEIDSDPYNKKKEKVLKLPKIQLRTICQILDLERSGNQSVLVDRIMHFLINPTNSGKPVILKKKKKKKIMKDAKREKKISSKSKQQQLESGKSKAIVTDSSSDEADEEENKSKNEDGEKSDSQKHDSDESISEEEENIDSDEGSEDKDEETSKSNKPSSKKKPTTKKANDSDQVVSDEDDDDDESAEGTPPKKVKKKPVTQKKVKAKPIPKTKKADSSSNRKRNAARKTNMKIESSDDDEDDEPLIKMIKKPPSNEQLKSAVNDLLKNANLEEVTMKQICQQVYDLYPDFDLTARKDFIKETVKSLIS, encoded by the exons ATGACTGACACCATGGAAGTTGAGATGGAGACGGCTACTACAAAAGAAGCCATCGATGACGCGTCCAGTAAAGAGGAGCCAGATGAATCAGGGCCACACAAACCCAGGAGCAGGTTAT TTCCTGGGGAAATCATTGAAGGAAAACGAGAGAAGAAGACAGTCCAGAGACTTAATATGCAGATGGGTAAAccaaaagaaaagctgaaagtTGAGAGTATAGGCCATGGGGACAAATTGGGAGACATTGCTCGTGTCAATCACGCCATCGGAAAGCTCAAAGCCCCACAGCTGAAACCGCTTCACAAGATTCTGTATGATCGACCGGGAGCA GTATCTTCCCTAAGGAAACACTTGAGATTGTTCAATGGATTTCCATTCGAAATCGACAGTGACCCTTACAacaagaagaaggaaaaagtgcTGAA GCTCCCTAAAATACAACTCAGGACTATTTGTCAAATTCTTGACCTTGAGAGAAGCGGGAATCAAAGTGTTTTGGTTGATCGGATCATGCATTTTCTTATAAACCCCACAAATTCAGGCAAG CCAGtaatcctgaaaaagaaaaaaaagaagaaaattatgAAAGATGCCAAACGAGAGAAGAAAATTTCATCTAAGAGCAAGCAGCAGCAGTTAGAAAGTGGAAAGTCGAAAGCTATCGTTACTGATTCCAGCAGCGATGAAGctgatgaagaagaaaataaaagtaaaaacgAGGACGGTGAAAAGTCAGACAGTCAAAAACACGACAGTGATGAAAGCATTTCTGAAGAAGAGGAGAACATTGATTCAGACGAAGGTTCAGAAGATAAGGATGAAGAG ACCTCAAAGTCAAATAAACCCAGTAGTAAAAAGAAACCCACCACCAAGAAGGCCAACGACTCTGACCAGGTTGtatcagatgaagatgatgacgatgatgagtCTGCTGAAGGCACACCTCCAAAAAAG GTTAAAAAGAAACCAGTTACCCAGAAGAAAGTGAAGGCCAAGCCTATTCCGAAAACAAAGAAAGCAGACAGCAGTAGCAACAGGAAAAGAAATGCTGCAAGGAAGACCAATA TGAAGATTGAAAGctcagatgatgatgaagatgatgaaccACTAATCAAGATGATTAAAAAGCCACCGAGCAATGAACAGTTGAAGTCCGCTGTCAACGACCTCCTGAAAAATGCAAACCTGGAGGAAGTGACAATGAAGCAGATTTGCCAACAG GTTTATGACCTTTATCCAGACTTTGATCTGACAGCCAGGAAAGACTTTATCAAGGAGACAGTGAAGAGT tTAATATCCTAA